One stretch of Pradoshia sp. D12 DNA includes these proteins:
- a CDS encoding DNA polymerase IV, translating to MEQRQVKKGGRVILHVDMNSFYASVEMAHNPELKGKPLAIAGNAKERRGIIVTCSYAARKHGVKTTMPIWQAQKLCPGLILMEPNFDRYRAASQGIFDLLRMYTPLVEPVSIDEGYLDITDYCGEKSPVEIAQTIQKRIMETMDLPCSIGIAPNKFLAKTASDMKKPMGITILRKREVQAKLWPLPVGEMHGVGQKTAEKLSSINIKTIGDLANAHEVSLKKLLGINGVRLRERANGIDRRVVDPESIYDFKSVGNSTTLPRDVTNQQELFEVLHRLSEKVSARLKKKELLTIKVQIMIRYKDRKTVTRGKTLQNPIHKAEDLYSHARDLFSKHWNGNPVRLLGVTANEVVEQQEAIKQLDIFSFDQDEKEVKLDTTVEKLTKKFGDKIIRKGIEIDNNKVDANTSFSKDFLKRPKPRNDKGN from the coding sequence ATGGAACAACGTCAAGTAAAAAAAGGCGGAAGAGTCATTTTACACGTGGATATGAATAGCTTCTACGCCTCAGTTGAAATGGCACATAATCCTGAATTGAAAGGCAAGCCATTGGCAATTGCCGGGAATGCAAAAGAAAGAAGAGGGATTATCGTGACATGCAGCTATGCAGCGCGTAAACATGGAGTGAAAACGACCATGCCTATTTGGCAGGCGCAGAAGCTTTGTCCCGGCCTTATCCTGATGGAACCTAATTTCGACCGGTACCGTGCTGCCTCTCAAGGTATTTTTGATTTGTTGCGGATGTATACACCGCTTGTAGAACCAGTTTCGATTGATGAAGGGTATTTGGATATTACCGATTATTGCGGGGAAAAATCACCAGTTGAAATAGCCCAGACCATTCAAAAAAGGATTATGGAGACGATGGATTTGCCTTGCAGTATAGGGATAGCTCCAAATAAGTTTTTGGCGAAAACAGCTTCAGATATGAAAAAGCCAATGGGAATTACAATTCTTAGAAAGCGTGAAGTCCAGGCTAAACTATGGCCCCTGCCGGTTGGAGAGATGCATGGAGTGGGCCAGAAAACAGCTGAAAAACTGTCATCAATAAACATTAAAACAATTGGTGATTTGGCTAATGCACATGAGGTTTCGCTTAAAAAGCTGCTTGGAATTAATGGGGTTCGATTAAGAGAAAGAGCTAATGGCATTGACAGACGTGTGGTAGATCCTGAGTCGATATATGATTTTAAAAGTGTCGGGAATTCAACCACATTACCAAGAGATGTAACAAACCAGCAGGAATTGTTCGAAGTCCTTCATCGTTTGAGTGAAAAAGTTTCTGCTCGGTTAAAGAAAAAGGAACTGCTGACTATAAAAGTTCAAATCATGATTCGTTATAAGGATCGAAAAACAGTAACACGAGGTAAAACCCTTCAAAATCCTATTCATAAGGCTGAAGATCTATATAGCCATGCACGAGATCTTTTTTCAAAGCATTGGAATGGAAATCCAGTTAGGCTATTAGGGGTAACAGCAAATGAAGTAGTTGAACAGCAGGAAGCAATTAAGCAATTGGACATTTTTTCTTTTGATCAGGATGAAAAAGAAGTGAAATTGGATACGACTGTGGAAAAGCTAACTAAAAAGTTTGGGGATAAAATTATCCGAAAAGGGATAGAAATAGATAACAATAAAGTGGATGCTAATACCAGTTTTAGCAAGGACTTCTTAAAACGTCCCAAACCTAGGAATGACAAGGGAAACTAA
- the gndA gene encoding NADP-dependent phosphogluconate dehydrogenase, whose protein sequence is MEKQQIGVIGLAVMGKNLAFNIESRGYSVSVYNRSSEKTDAMMKEAEGRNVHPTYSIEEFVNSLETPRKILIMVKAGAATDATIAQLTPYLDKGDILIDGGNTFFKDTQRRNEELSKQGFHFIGTGVSGGEEGALKGPSIMPGGQKEAYELVAPILKAISAKVGDDACCTYIGPDGAGHYVKMVHNGIEYGDMQLISESYALLRHILGLNADELHGVFSEWNKGELDSYLIEITADIFTKKDDETGKPMVDVILDKAGQKGTGKWTSQSALDLGVPLPIITESVFARFLSALKEERVEASKVLTGPEVKPFAGDKAAFIESIRKALYLSKICSYAQGFAQMKAASDEYNWDLQYGDIAMIFRGGCIIRAQFLQKIKDAYDRNPNLKNLLLDDYFKEIALSYQEALREVIVAAVQAGIPVPCFTAALSYYDSYRAETLPANLLQAQRDYFGAHTYERVDKEGIFHTEWMESK, encoded by the coding sequence ATGGAAAAACAACAAATCGGTGTAATCGGTCTTGCCGTAATGGGTAAGAATTTAGCATTTAATATTGAAAGCCGTGGATATTCCGTTTCAGTATATAATCGTTCATCCGAAAAAACAGATGCTATGATGAAAGAGGCAGAAGGCAGAAATGTTCATCCTACCTATTCAATCGAAGAATTTGTAAACTCATTGGAAACGCCGCGTAAAATCTTAATCATGGTTAAAGCGGGTGCAGCAACTGATGCAACTATTGCCCAATTAACTCCTTATCTTGATAAAGGGGATATCCTGATTGATGGCGGTAACACGTTCTTTAAAGATACGCAACGCCGTAATGAAGAACTAAGCAAGCAAGGATTCCATTTTATTGGGACAGGTGTATCCGGCGGTGAAGAGGGAGCACTGAAAGGCCCTTCTATTATGCCTGGAGGACAAAAGGAAGCATACGAGCTTGTAGCTCCCATTTTAAAAGCTATTTCCGCTAAAGTTGGCGATGATGCTTGTTGTACATATATTGGGCCGGATGGGGCTGGCCATTATGTGAAGATGGTTCACAATGGAATTGAATACGGAGATATGCAATTGATTTCCGAATCCTATGCTTTATTACGCCATATTTTAGGGCTTAATGCTGATGAACTTCATGGTGTATTCTCAGAATGGAATAAAGGTGAACTTGATAGCTATCTAATCGAAATTACTGCTGACATCTTTACGAAAAAAGATGATGAGACCGGTAAGCCGATGGTAGATGTAATCCTTGATAAAGCAGGACAAAAAGGAACTGGAAAGTGGACAAGTCAAAGTGCACTGGATCTTGGTGTTCCACTGCCAATCATTACTGAGTCTGTATTTGCGCGTTTCTTATCCGCATTGAAAGAAGAACGGGTGGAAGCCTCTAAAGTTTTAACAGGTCCTGAGGTTAAACCATTTGCCGGAGATAAAGCAGCGTTTATCGAATCAATTCGAAAAGCTTTATATTTGAGCAAAATTTGTTCATATGCTCAAGGCTTTGCTCAAATGAAAGCTGCATCTGACGAATACAATTGGGATCTTCAGTATGGTGATATTGCGATGATCTTCCGGGGCGGATGCATCATTCGTGCACAATTCCTTCAAAAGATTAAAGATGCTTATGATCGCAATCCTAACCTTAAGAATCTTCTTTTGGACGATTATTTCAAGGAAATTGCATTAAGCTATCAGGAAGCGTTGCGTGAAGTAATTGTTGCAGCTGTTCAAGCTGGTATTCCGGTACCATGCTTTACAGCAGCATTGTCCTACTATGACAGCTACCGTGCAGAAACATTGCCTGCAAATCTATTACAGGCACAACGTGACTACTTTGGAGCTCACACATACGAGCGTGTAGATAAAGAAGGTATTTTCCATACTGAATGGATGGAATCTAAATAA